In the genome of Magnolia sinica isolate HGM2019 chromosome 2, MsV1, whole genome shotgun sequence, one region contains:
- the LOC131237663 gene encoding protein NIM1-INTERACTING 1-like: MEEERRKRPALLFPPNEEKEEEEEEKMEKFFALLRSIRATKDRWIHEINKSKKRKLREEKKEGWTPSFEWEDFSQMTELKRADIPASSSNKAVENEEDGSRQAAGFFI, from the exons ATggaagaagagaggagaaagaggcCCGCCCTTCTCTTCCCACccaatgaagaaaaggaagaagaagaagaagaaaagatggagaagttCTTTGCACTTCTTAGAAGCATTAGAGCTACAAAAGATAGATGGATACATGagataaataaatcaaagaagAGGAAAttaagagaagagaaaaaggagGGTTGGACTCCATCTTTTGAGTGGGAAGACTTCTCTCAAATGACTGAGTTGAAAAGGGCAGATATTCCTGCAAGTTCCTCTAACAAGGCagtagaaaatgaagaagatg GTTCGCGTCAGGCAGCTGGGTTCTTTATATGA